The Peromyscus maniculatus bairdii isolate BWxNUB_F1_BW_parent chromosome 6, HU_Pman_BW_mat_3.1, whole genome shotgun sequence genome has a segment encoding these proteins:
- the Ecm1 gene encoding extracellular matrix protein 1 isoform X2, whose amino-acid sequence MGTIPRAALLLACLALASASEGAFQASEQREMKPENLFLHLHEGSLVGYAAPPSPPQTRRPRVDHVETSLHEPLFEEQREVRPPEAIPVQEEEWPAFPKSVESKVGPPLPPEAIPLQEEQPPPQGPVEQKENPAAGHQEEIVQSSQKEEKPAPFVGQRSPQPRSPAQHCQQGRRGGWGHRLDGFPPGRPSPDNLHQICLPERQHVVYGPWNLPQTGYSHLSRQGETLNLLETGYSRCCRCRSHANRLDCLKLVWEDAMTRFCEAEFSVKTRPHRCCKQRGEARFSCFQEEAPRPNYALQPCPVPQTGMSSGPQLPFPPGLPTPDNIKNICLLRRFRSVPRHLPATDAIQRQLQALTRLEVEFQVCCLRRGHNHTCARKAWEDTLDQYCERELAIKTHPHSCCHHPPSPARDECFARRAPYPNYDRDILTLDLSRVTPNLMGHLCGNGRVLSKHKQILGLIQNMTVRCCDLPFPEQACCGEEEKLAFVEELCGPRRNSWRDPASCCDLAPGDEQANCFNANYLRNMALVAGDTGDATSQEEQGPTGGPNVNSAPGSKEEK is encoded by the exons ATGGGGACCATACCCAGAGCAGCCTTGCTGCTGGCCTGCTTGgcccttgcttctgcctctgagggAG CCTTCCAGGCCTcagagcagagggagatgaagcCGGAGAACCTCTTTTTGCACCTCCACGAAG GGTCTCTAGTGGGCTATGCGGCACCCCCTTCCCCACCGCAAACCCGGAGACCCCGAGTGGACCACGTAGAAACGTCTCTGCATGAACCTCTCTTTGAGGAGCAAAGGGAAG TGCGGCCCCCAGAAGCGATCCCCGTCCAAGAGGAAGAGTGGCCCGCTTTCCCGAAGTCTGTAGAAAGTAAAG TGGGTCCTCCTCTCCCCCCAGAAGCCATCCCCCTGCAGGAAGAGCAGCCCCCTCCCCAAGGCCCTGTCGAGCAGAAGGAAA ACCCAGCTGCCGGGCATCAGGAGGAGATAGTCCAGTCCAGCCAGAAAGAGG AGAAGCCAGCCCCCTTCGTGGGCCAGCGCTCCCCACAGCCCCGGAGTCCAGCCCAGCACTGCCAGCAGGGCCGGAGAGGTGGCTGGGGCCACCGGCTGGACGGCTTCCCCCCTGGACGGCCGTCTCCAGACAACCTGCACCAGATCTGCCTTCCTGAGCGCCAACACGTGGTCTACGGCCCCTGGAACCTGCCGCAGACCGGCTACTCCCACCTCAGTCGCCAGGGAGAGACCCTCAACCTGCTGGAGACCGGATATtcccgctgctgccgctgccgcagCCACGCAAACCGCCTTGACTGCTTGAAGCTTGTG TGGGAGGACGCAATGACCCGGTTCTGTGAGGCCGAGTTCTCTGTCAAGACCCGACCCCACCGGTGCTGCAAACAGCGCGGGGAGGCGCGCTTCTCCTGCTTCCAGGAGGAGGCTCCTCGACCCAACTACGCGCTCCAGCCCTGCCCGGTCCCCCAGACTGGCATGTCCTCGGGGCCCCAGCTGCCCTTTCCCCCGGGGTTGCCCACTCCGGACAACATCAAAAACATCTGTCTCCTGAGACGCTTCCGCTCTGTGCCGCGCCACCTCCCGGCCACCGACGCCATCCAGAGGCAGCTGCAGGCCCTGACCCGGCTGGAGGTGGAGTTCCAGGTGTGCTGCCTGCGCCGGGGCCACAACCACACCTGCGCGCGCAAGGCC TGGGAGGACACCCTGGACCAGTACTGTGAGCGGGAGTTGGCCATAAAGACACACCCCCACTCCTGCTGCCACCACCCTCCCAGCCCCGCCCGAGACGAGTGCTTCGCCCGCCGGGCTCCCTATCCCAACTACGACCGGGATATCTTGACCCTTGACCTCAGCCGAGTCACCCCCAACCTCATGGGCCACCTCTGTGGAAATGGAAGAGTTCTCTCCAAGCA TAAACAGATTCTTGGACTGATCCAGAACATGACTGTCCGCTGCTGTGACCTGCCGTTTCCAGAACAGGCCTGCTGCGGTGAGGAAGAG AAACTAGCCTTCGTGGAGGAGCTCTGTGGTCCCCGAAGGAACTCCTGGAGGGATCCTGCCTCCTGCTGTGACCTGGCTCCTGGGGATGAACAAGCCAACTGCTTCAATGCCAACTACCTGAGGAACATGGCTTTGGTGGCTGGGGACACTGGAGATGCCACCAGTCAGGAGGAGCAGGGCCCAACTGGAGGACCAAATGTCAACTCCGCCCCTGGGtccaaggaagaaaaatga
- the Ecm1 gene encoding extracellular matrix protein 1 isoform X5: protein MGTIPRAALLLACLALASASEGAFQASEQREMKPENLFLHLHEGSLVGYAAPPSPPQTRRPRVDHVETSLHEPLFEEQREVRPPEAIPVQEEEWPAFPKSVESKEAIPLQEEQPPPQGPVEQKENPAAGHQEEIVQSSQKEEKPAPFVGQRSPQPRSPAQHCQQGRRGGWGHRLDGFPPGRPSPDNLHQICLPERQHVVYGPWNLPQTGYSHLSRQGETLNLLETGYSRCCRCRSHANRLDCLKLVWEDAMTRFCEAEFSVKTRPHRCCKQRGEARFSCFQEEAPRPNYALQPCPVPQTGMSSGPQLPFPPGLPTPDNIKNICLLRRFRSVPRHLPATDAIQRQLQALTRLEVEFQVCCLRRGHNHTCARKAWEDTLDQYCERELAIKTHPHSCCHHPPSPARDECFARRAPYPNYDRDILTLDLSRVTPNLMGHLCGNGRVLSKHKQILGLIQNMTVRCCDLPFPEQACCGEEEKLAFVEELCGPRRNSWRDPASCCDLAPGDEQANCFNANYLRNMALVAGDTGDATSQEEQGPTGGPNVNSAPGSKEEK, encoded by the exons ATGGGGACCATACCCAGAGCAGCCTTGCTGCTGGCCTGCTTGgcccttgcttctgcctctgagggAG CCTTCCAGGCCTcagagcagagggagatgaagcCGGAGAACCTCTTTTTGCACCTCCACGAAG GGTCTCTAGTGGGCTATGCGGCACCCCCTTCCCCACCGCAAACCCGGAGACCCCGAGTGGACCACGTAGAAACGTCTCTGCATGAACCTCTCTTTGAGGAGCAAAGGGAAG TGCGGCCCCCAGAAGCGATCCCCGTCCAAGAGGAAGAGTGGCCCGCTTTCCCGAAGTCTGTAGAAAGTAAAG AAGCCATCCCCCTGCAGGAAGAGCAGCCCCCTCCCCAAGGCCCTGTCGAGCAGAAGGAAA ACCCAGCTGCCGGGCATCAGGAGGAGATAGTCCAGTCCAGCCAGAAAGAGG AGAAGCCAGCCCCCTTCGTGGGCCAGCGCTCCCCACAGCCCCGGAGTCCAGCCCAGCACTGCCAGCAGGGCCGGAGAGGTGGCTGGGGCCACCGGCTGGACGGCTTCCCCCCTGGACGGCCGTCTCCAGACAACCTGCACCAGATCTGCCTTCCTGAGCGCCAACACGTGGTCTACGGCCCCTGGAACCTGCCGCAGACCGGCTACTCCCACCTCAGTCGCCAGGGAGAGACCCTCAACCTGCTGGAGACCGGATATtcccgctgctgccgctgccgcagCCACGCAAACCGCCTTGACTGCTTGAAGCTTGTG TGGGAGGACGCAATGACCCGGTTCTGTGAGGCCGAGTTCTCTGTCAAGACCCGACCCCACCGGTGCTGCAAACAGCGCGGGGAGGCGCGCTTCTCCTGCTTCCAGGAGGAGGCTCCTCGACCCAACTACGCGCTCCAGCCCTGCCCGGTCCCCCAGACTGGCATGTCCTCGGGGCCCCAGCTGCCCTTTCCCCCGGGGTTGCCCACTCCGGACAACATCAAAAACATCTGTCTCCTGAGACGCTTCCGCTCTGTGCCGCGCCACCTCCCGGCCACCGACGCCATCCAGAGGCAGCTGCAGGCCCTGACCCGGCTGGAGGTGGAGTTCCAGGTGTGCTGCCTGCGCCGGGGCCACAACCACACCTGCGCGCGCAAGGCC TGGGAGGACACCCTGGACCAGTACTGTGAGCGGGAGTTGGCCATAAAGACACACCCCCACTCCTGCTGCCACCACCCTCCCAGCCCCGCCCGAGACGAGTGCTTCGCCCGCCGGGCTCCCTATCCCAACTACGACCGGGATATCTTGACCCTTGACCTCAGCCGAGTCACCCCCAACCTCATGGGCCACCTCTGTGGAAATGGAAGAGTTCTCTCCAAGCA TAAACAGATTCTTGGACTGATCCAGAACATGACTGTCCGCTGCTGTGACCTGCCGTTTCCAGAACAGGCCTGCTGCGGTGAGGAAGAG AAACTAGCCTTCGTGGAGGAGCTCTGTGGTCCCCGAAGGAACTCCTGGAGGGATCCTGCCTCCTGCTGTGACCTGGCTCCTGGGGATGAACAAGCCAACTGCTTCAATGCCAACTACCTGAGGAACATGGCTTTGGTGGCTGGGGACACTGGAGATGCCACCAGTCAGGAGGAGCAGGGCCCAACTGGAGGACCAAATGTCAACTCCGCCCCTGGGtccaaggaagaaaaatga
- the Ecm1 gene encoding extracellular matrix protein 1 isoform X3 — translation MGTIPRAALLLACLALASASEGAFQASEQREMKPENLFLHLHEVGYAAPPSPPQTRRPRVDHVETSLHEPLFEEQREVRPPEAIPVQEEEWPAFPKSVESKVGPPLPPEAIPLQEEQPPPQGPVEQKEIDPAAGHQEEIVQSSQKEEKPAPFVGQRSPQPRSPAQHCQQGRRGGWGHRLDGFPPGRPSPDNLHQICLPERQHVVYGPWNLPQTGYSHLSRQGETLNLLETGYSRCCRCRSHANRLDCLKLVWEDAMTRFCEAEFSVKTRPHRCCKQRGEARFSCFQEEAPRPNYALQPCPVPQTGMSSGPQLPFPPGLPTPDNIKNICLLRRFRSVPRHLPATDAIQRQLQALTRLEVEFQVCCLRRGHNHTCARKAWEDTLDQYCERELAIKTHPHSCCHHPPSPARDECFARRAPYPNYDRDILTLDLSRVTPNLMGHLCGNGRVLSKHKQILGLIQNMTVRCCDLPFPEQACCGEEEKLAFVEELCGPRRNSWRDPASCCDLAPGDEQANCFNANYLRNMALVAGDTGDATSQEEQGPTGGPNVNSAPGSKEEK, via the exons ATGGGGACCATACCCAGAGCAGCCTTGCTGCTGGCCTGCTTGgcccttgcttctgcctctgagggAG CCTTCCAGGCCTcagagcagagggagatgaagcCGGAGAACCTCTTTTTGCACCTCCACGAAG TGGGCTATGCGGCACCCCCTTCCCCACCGCAAACCCGGAGACCCCGAGTGGACCACGTAGAAACGTCTCTGCATGAACCTCTCTTTGAGGAGCAAAGGGAAG TGCGGCCCCCAGAAGCGATCCCCGTCCAAGAGGAAGAGTGGCCCGCTTTCCCGAAGTCTGTAGAAAGTAAAG TGGGTCCTCCTCTCCCCCCAGAAGCCATCCCCCTGCAGGAAGAGCAGCCCCCTCCCCAAGGCCCTGTCGAGCAGAAGGAAA TAGACCCAGCTGCCGGGCATCAGGAGGAGATAGTCCAGTCCAGCCAGAAAGAGG AGAAGCCAGCCCCCTTCGTGGGCCAGCGCTCCCCACAGCCCCGGAGTCCAGCCCAGCACTGCCAGCAGGGCCGGAGAGGTGGCTGGGGCCACCGGCTGGACGGCTTCCCCCCTGGACGGCCGTCTCCAGACAACCTGCACCAGATCTGCCTTCCTGAGCGCCAACACGTGGTCTACGGCCCCTGGAACCTGCCGCAGACCGGCTACTCCCACCTCAGTCGCCAGGGAGAGACCCTCAACCTGCTGGAGACCGGATATtcccgctgctgccgctgccgcagCCACGCAAACCGCCTTGACTGCTTGAAGCTTGTG TGGGAGGACGCAATGACCCGGTTCTGTGAGGCCGAGTTCTCTGTCAAGACCCGACCCCACCGGTGCTGCAAACAGCGCGGGGAGGCGCGCTTCTCCTGCTTCCAGGAGGAGGCTCCTCGACCCAACTACGCGCTCCAGCCCTGCCCGGTCCCCCAGACTGGCATGTCCTCGGGGCCCCAGCTGCCCTTTCCCCCGGGGTTGCCCACTCCGGACAACATCAAAAACATCTGTCTCCTGAGACGCTTCCGCTCTGTGCCGCGCCACCTCCCGGCCACCGACGCCATCCAGAGGCAGCTGCAGGCCCTGACCCGGCTGGAGGTGGAGTTCCAGGTGTGCTGCCTGCGCCGGGGCCACAACCACACCTGCGCGCGCAAGGCC TGGGAGGACACCCTGGACCAGTACTGTGAGCGGGAGTTGGCCATAAAGACACACCCCCACTCCTGCTGCCACCACCCTCCCAGCCCCGCCCGAGACGAGTGCTTCGCCCGCCGGGCTCCCTATCCCAACTACGACCGGGATATCTTGACCCTTGACCTCAGCCGAGTCACCCCCAACCTCATGGGCCACCTCTGTGGAAATGGAAGAGTTCTCTCCAAGCA TAAACAGATTCTTGGACTGATCCAGAACATGACTGTCCGCTGCTGTGACCTGCCGTTTCCAGAACAGGCCTGCTGCGGTGAGGAAGAG AAACTAGCCTTCGTGGAGGAGCTCTGTGGTCCCCGAAGGAACTCCTGGAGGGATCCTGCCTCCTGCTGTGACCTGGCTCCTGGGGATGAACAAGCCAACTGCTTCAATGCCAACTACCTGAGGAACATGGCTTTGGTGGCTGGGGACACTGGAGATGCCACCAGTCAGGAGGAGCAGGGCCCAACTGGAGGACCAAATGTCAACTCCGCCCCTGGGtccaaggaagaaaaatga
- the Ecm1 gene encoding extracellular matrix protein 1 isoform X4 → MGTIPRAALLLACLALASASEGAFQASEQREMKPENLFLHLHEGSLVGYAAPPSPPQTRRPRVDHVETSLHEPLFEEQREVRPPEAIPVQEEEWPAFPKSVESKEAIPLQEEQPPPQGPVEQKEIDPAAGHQEEIVQSSQKEEKPAPFVGQRSPQPRSPAQHCQQGRRGGWGHRLDGFPPGRPSPDNLHQICLPERQHVVYGPWNLPQTGYSHLSRQGETLNLLETGYSRCCRCRSHANRLDCLKLVWEDAMTRFCEAEFSVKTRPHRCCKQRGEARFSCFQEEAPRPNYALQPCPVPQTGMSSGPQLPFPPGLPTPDNIKNICLLRRFRSVPRHLPATDAIQRQLQALTRLEVEFQVCCLRRGHNHTCARKAWEDTLDQYCERELAIKTHPHSCCHHPPSPARDECFARRAPYPNYDRDILTLDLSRVTPNLMGHLCGNGRVLSKHKQILGLIQNMTVRCCDLPFPEQACCGEEEKLAFVEELCGPRRNSWRDPASCCDLAPGDEQANCFNANYLRNMALVAGDTGDATSQEEQGPTGGPNVNSAPGSKEEK, encoded by the exons ATGGGGACCATACCCAGAGCAGCCTTGCTGCTGGCCTGCTTGgcccttgcttctgcctctgagggAG CCTTCCAGGCCTcagagcagagggagatgaagcCGGAGAACCTCTTTTTGCACCTCCACGAAG GGTCTCTAGTGGGCTATGCGGCACCCCCTTCCCCACCGCAAACCCGGAGACCCCGAGTGGACCACGTAGAAACGTCTCTGCATGAACCTCTCTTTGAGGAGCAAAGGGAAG TGCGGCCCCCAGAAGCGATCCCCGTCCAAGAGGAAGAGTGGCCCGCTTTCCCGAAGTCTGTAGAAAGTAAAG AAGCCATCCCCCTGCAGGAAGAGCAGCCCCCTCCCCAAGGCCCTGTCGAGCAGAAGGAAA TAGACCCAGCTGCCGGGCATCAGGAGGAGATAGTCCAGTCCAGCCAGAAAGAGG AGAAGCCAGCCCCCTTCGTGGGCCAGCGCTCCCCACAGCCCCGGAGTCCAGCCCAGCACTGCCAGCAGGGCCGGAGAGGTGGCTGGGGCCACCGGCTGGACGGCTTCCCCCCTGGACGGCCGTCTCCAGACAACCTGCACCAGATCTGCCTTCCTGAGCGCCAACACGTGGTCTACGGCCCCTGGAACCTGCCGCAGACCGGCTACTCCCACCTCAGTCGCCAGGGAGAGACCCTCAACCTGCTGGAGACCGGATATtcccgctgctgccgctgccgcagCCACGCAAACCGCCTTGACTGCTTGAAGCTTGTG TGGGAGGACGCAATGACCCGGTTCTGTGAGGCCGAGTTCTCTGTCAAGACCCGACCCCACCGGTGCTGCAAACAGCGCGGGGAGGCGCGCTTCTCCTGCTTCCAGGAGGAGGCTCCTCGACCCAACTACGCGCTCCAGCCCTGCCCGGTCCCCCAGACTGGCATGTCCTCGGGGCCCCAGCTGCCCTTTCCCCCGGGGTTGCCCACTCCGGACAACATCAAAAACATCTGTCTCCTGAGACGCTTCCGCTCTGTGCCGCGCCACCTCCCGGCCACCGACGCCATCCAGAGGCAGCTGCAGGCCCTGACCCGGCTGGAGGTGGAGTTCCAGGTGTGCTGCCTGCGCCGGGGCCACAACCACACCTGCGCGCGCAAGGCC TGGGAGGACACCCTGGACCAGTACTGTGAGCGGGAGTTGGCCATAAAGACACACCCCCACTCCTGCTGCCACCACCCTCCCAGCCCCGCCCGAGACGAGTGCTTCGCCCGCCGGGCTCCCTATCCCAACTACGACCGGGATATCTTGACCCTTGACCTCAGCCGAGTCACCCCCAACCTCATGGGCCACCTCTGTGGAAATGGAAGAGTTCTCTCCAAGCA TAAACAGATTCTTGGACTGATCCAGAACATGACTGTCCGCTGCTGTGACCTGCCGTTTCCAGAACAGGCCTGCTGCGGTGAGGAAGAG AAACTAGCCTTCGTGGAGGAGCTCTGTGGTCCCCGAAGGAACTCCTGGAGGGATCCTGCCTCCTGCTGTGACCTGGCTCCTGGGGATGAACAAGCCAACTGCTTCAATGCCAACTACCTGAGGAACATGGCTTTGGTGGCTGGGGACACTGGAGATGCCACCAGTCAGGAGGAGCAGGGCCCAACTGGAGGACCAAATGTCAACTCCGCCCCTGGGtccaaggaagaaaaatga
- the Ecm1 gene encoding extracellular matrix protein 1 isoform X6, translated as MGTIPRAALLLACLALASASEGAFQASEQREMKPENLFLHLHEVGYAAPPSPPQTRRPRVDHVETSLHEPLFEEQREVRPPEAIPVQEEEWPAFPKSVESKVGPPLPPEAIPLQEEQPPPQGPVEQKENPAAGHQEEIVQSSQKEEKPAPFVGQRSPQPRSPAQHCQQGRRGGWGHRLDGFPPGRPSPDNLHQICLPERQHVVYGPWNLPQTGYSHLSRQGETLNLLETGYSRCCRCRSHANRLDCLKLVWEDAMTRFCEAEFSVKTRPHRCCKQRGEARFSCFQEEAPRPNYALQPCPVPQTGMSSGPQLPFPPGLPTPDNIKNICLLRRFRSVPRHLPATDAIQRQLQALTRLEVEFQVCCLRRGHNHTCARKAWEDTLDQYCERELAIKTHPHSCCHHPPSPARDECFARRAPYPNYDRDILTLDLSRVTPNLMGHLCGNGRVLSKHKQILGLIQNMTVRCCDLPFPEQACCGEEEKLAFVEELCGPRRNSWRDPASCCDLAPGDEQANCFNANYLRNMALVAGDTGDATSQEEQGPTGGPNVNSAPGSKEEK; from the exons ATGGGGACCATACCCAGAGCAGCCTTGCTGCTGGCCTGCTTGgcccttgcttctgcctctgagggAG CCTTCCAGGCCTcagagcagagggagatgaagcCGGAGAACCTCTTTTTGCACCTCCACGAAG TGGGCTATGCGGCACCCCCTTCCCCACCGCAAACCCGGAGACCCCGAGTGGACCACGTAGAAACGTCTCTGCATGAACCTCTCTTTGAGGAGCAAAGGGAAG TGCGGCCCCCAGAAGCGATCCCCGTCCAAGAGGAAGAGTGGCCCGCTTTCCCGAAGTCTGTAGAAAGTAAAG TGGGTCCTCCTCTCCCCCCAGAAGCCATCCCCCTGCAGGAAGAGCAGCCCCCTCCCCAAGGCCCTGTCGAGCAGAAGGAAA ACCCAGCTGCCGGGCATCAGGAGGAGATAGTCCAGTCCAGCCAGAAAGAGG AGAAGCCAGCCCCCTTCGTGGGCCAGCGCTCCCCACAGCCCCGGAGTCCAGCCCAGCACTGCCAGCAGGGCCGGAGAGGTGGCTGGGGCCACCGGCTGGACGGCTTCCCCCCTGGACGGCCGTCTCCAGACAACCTGCACCAGATCTGCCTTCCTGAGCGCCAACACGTGGTCTACGGCCCCTGGAACCTGCCGCAGACCGGCTACTCCCACCTCAGTCGCCAGGGAGAGACCCTCAACCTGCTGGAGACCGGATATtcccgctgctgccgctgccgcagCCACGCAAACCGCCTTGACTGCTTGAAGCTTGTG TGGGAGGACGCAATGACCCGGTTCTGTGAGGCCGAGTTCTCTGTCAAGACCCGACCCCACCGGTGCTGCAAACAGCGCGGGGAGGCGCGCTTCTCCTGCTTCCAGGAGGAGGCTCCTCGACCCAACTACGCGCTCCAGCCCTGCCCGGTCCCCCAGACTGGCATGTCCTCGGGGCCCCAGCTGCCCTTTCCCCCGGGGTTGCCCACTCCGGACAACATCAAAAACATCTGTCTCCTGAGACGCTTCCGCTCTGTGCCGCGCCACCTCCCGGCCACCGACGCCATCCAGAGGCAGCTGCAGGCCCTGACCCGGCTGGAGGTGGAGTTCCAGGTGTGCTGCCTGCGCCGGGGCCACAACCACACCTGCGCGCGCAAGGCC TGGGAGGACACCCTGGACCAGTACTGTGAGCGGGAGTTGGCCATAAAGACACACCCCCACTCCTGCTGCCACCACCCTCCCAGCCCCGCCCGAGACGAGTGCTTCGCCCGCCGGGCTCCCTATCCCAACTACGACCGGGATATCTTGACCCTTGACCTCAGCCGAGTCACCCCCAACCTCATGGGCCACCTCTGTGGAAATGGAAGAGTTCTCTCCAAGCA TAAACAGATTCTTGGACTGATCCAGAACATGACTGTCCGCTGCTGTGACCTGCCGTTTCCAGAACAGGCCTGCTGCGGTGAGGAAGAG AAACTAGCCTTCGTGGAGGAGCTCTGTGGTCCCCGAAGGAACTCCTGGAGGGATCCTGCCTCCTGCTGTGACCTGGCTCCTGGGGATGAACAAGCCAACTGCTTCAATGCCAACTACCTGAGGAACATGGCTTTGGTGGCTGGGGACACTGGAGATGCCACCAGTCAGGAGGAGCAGGGCCCAACTGGAGGACCAAATGTCAACTCCGCCCCTGGGtccaaggaagaaaaatga
- the Ecm1 gene encoding extracellular matrix protein 1 isoform X1: MGTIPRAALLLACLALASASEGAFQASEQREMKPENLFLHLHEGSLVGYAAPPSPPQTRRPRVDHVETSLHEPLFEEQREVRPPEAIPVQEEEWPAFPKSVESKVGPPLPPEAIPLQEEQPPPQGPVEQKEIDPAAGHQEEIVQSSQKEEKPAPFVGQRSPQPRSPAQHCQQGRRGGWGHRLDGFPPGRPSPDNLHQICLPERQHVVYGPWNLPQTGYSHLSRQGETLNLLETGYSRCCRCRSHANRLDCLKLVWEDAMTRFCEAEFSVKTRPHRCCKQRGEARFSCFQEEAPRPNYALQPCPVPQTGMSSGPQLPFPPGLPTPDNIKNICLLRRFRSVPRHLPATDAIQRQLQALTRLEVEFQVCCLRRGHNHTCARKAWEDTLDQYCERELAIKTHPHSCCHHPPSPARDECFARRAPYPNYDRDILTLDLSRVTPNLMGHLCGNGRVLSKHKQILGLIQNMTVRCCDLPFPEQACCGEEEKLAFVEELCGPRRNSWRDPASCCDLAPGDEQANCFNANYLRNMALVAGDTGDATSQEEQGPTGGPNVNSAPGSKEEK, from the exons ATGGGGACCATACCCAGAGCAGCCTTGCTGCTGGCCTGCTTGgcccttgcttctgcctctgagggAG CCTTCCAGGCCTcagagcagagggagatgaagcCGGAGAACCTCTTTTTGCACCTCCACGAAG GGTCTCTAGTGGGCTATGCGGCACCCCCTTCCCCACCGCAAACCCGGAGACCCCGAGTGGACCACGTAGAAACGTCTCTGCATGAACCTCTCTTTGAGGAGCAAAGGGAAG TGCGGCCCCCAGAAGCGATCCCCGTCCAAGAGGAAGAGTGGCCCGCTTTCCCGAAGTCTGTAGAAAGTAAAG TGGGTCCTCCTCTCCCCCCAGAAGCCATCCCCCTGCAGGAAGAGCAGCCCCCTCCCCAAGGCCCTGTCGAGCAGAAGGAAA TAGACCCAGCTGCCGGGCATCAGGAGGAGATAGTCCAGTCCAGCCAGAAAGAGG AGAAGCCAGCCCCCTTCGTGGGCCAGCGCTCCCCACAGCCCCGGAGTCCAGCCCAGCACTGCCAGCAGGGCCGGAGAGGTGGCTGGGGCCACCGGCTGGACGGCTTCCCCCCTGGACGGCCGTCTCCAGACAACCTGCACCAGATCTGCCTTCCTGAGCGCCAACACGTGGTCTACGGCCCCTGGAACCTGCCGCAGACCGGCTACTCCCACCTCAGTCGCCAGGGAGAGACCCTCAACCTGCTGGAGACCGGATATtcccgctgctgccgctgccgcagCCACGCAAACCGCCTTGACTGCTTGAAGCTTGTG TGGGAGGACGCAATGACCCGGTTCTGTGAGGCCGAGTTCTCTGTCAAGACCCGACCCCACCGGTGCTGCAAACAGCGCGGGGAGGCGCGCTTCTCCTGCTTCCAGGAGGAGGCTCCTCGACCCAACTACGCGCTCCAGCCCTGCCCGGTCCCCCAGACTGGCATGTCCTCGGGGCCCCAGCTGCCCTTTCCCCCGGGGTTGCCCACTCCGGACAACATCAAAAACATCTGTCTCCTGAGACGCTTCCGCTCTGTGCCGCGCCACCTCCCGGCCACCGACGCCATCCAGAGGCAGCTGCAGGCCCTGACCCGGCTGGAGGTGGAGTTCCAGGTGTGCTGCCTGCGCCGGGGCCACAACCACACCTGCGCGCGCAAGGCC TGGGAGGACACCCTGGACCAGTACTGTGAGCGGGAGTTGGCCATAAAGACACACCCCCACTCCTGCTGCCACCACCCTCCCAGCCCCGCCCGAGACGAGTGCTTCGCCCGCCGGGCTCCCTATCCCAACTACGACCGGGATATCTTGACCCTTGACCTCAGCCGAGTCACCCCCAACCTCATGGGCCACCTCTGTGGAAATGGAAGAGTTCTCTCCAAGCA TAAACAGATTCTTGGACTGATCCAGAACATGACTGTCCGCTGCTGTGACCTGCCGTTTCCAGAACAGGCCTGCTGCGGTGAGGAAGAG AAACTAGCCTTCGTGGAGGAGCTCTGTGGTCCCCGAAGGAACTCCTGGAGGGATCCTGCCTCCTGCTGTGACCTGGCTCCTGGGGATGAACAAGCCAACTGCTTCAATGCCAACTACCTGAGGAACATGGCTTTGGTGGCTGGGGACACTGGAGATGCCACCAGTCAGGAGGAGCAGGGCCCAACTGGAGGACCAAATGTCAACTCCGCCCCTGGGtccaaggaagaaaaatga